The nucleotide sequence CCCAAAAGCAATTTGAAGAAGCTCAAAACTTGGCTGTAAAAAATAATGAAAACTTTGAAAATATAAATAAGTATTATTCTCTGCGGGAAGACGGGAATTTCCATCTAAAATACATGAGCCGAGATACAGACGAAATTATTACTTCCATGTATAAAAAAGCAAAAAAGAATGAAAATGCTAATCCTCTTTTTTCATACTTTGAAGGAAAAAATAACTTTGACGAGATCCCTCAAGATGTTTTTGAAAATTTACTTTCTTCTTTTGATAAAAAAGACTTCAATGAAATTGATAAGAAATTTCTGGTAGAATCTTCTTATACAAAATCGGGAGAGGTTTATAAAAAAATCGAACCTCGGGATTTTTATACAAAAGATGACCTTTATGATTTGAAGAAGCTTTTGGATAAGATTGATTTTAAATATTCCGGTATAGGGCAGGTTCAAAAGCCGCAGCAAAAGGAGAGTACTTTAAAGGGTGTAAAGATTTCCTTTATAATAATGCCTCTTTTTATGATTCTTTTCGGTATCTTCTTCGGTCTTAAATTTAATGTAAGTCCTGAAAATCATACAATAATTCTTGATGAACTGAATAGATTAGAAGCAGGCGGTAAAAAAGAAGATGCGGACGAAAAAACCAAACAGATTTGTGAGCTTTTAATAGGAGAACCTTACGGCAGAACATAAGGCATAGAAAAAACCTCCTGAGCCCTTTAAGAATCAGGAGGTTTTCTTTTAGATTTATAAAAACTTAACTCTTAGCCGCCAAAGAACAGCGGGACTAAGAACGAGGCAAGCAGGATTATAAATGCACCTCCCAAGCGGGATGAGATTTGAGCAAAGGGCATGAGTTCCATGCGCTTTGCAGCCGTAAGAACGGCAACGTCTCCCGTTCCTCCCATGTTTGCCATACAAAGACCTGCAGTGATAGCAGCTTCAATCGGATAAAAGCCTACAAGTTTTCCTATGAGTCCTGCACCGATTATTGCACCGATTACAACCAAGAGTACAAGTACAACATAAGAAATGCTGAATGCTCCGATAATATCGCCGAGATTTGTATATGCAATGCCTATACCTACCAAGAGTGCTGCGGTAAAGTTTTTTGCAACAAATTTATACCAAAGAGCGCAAGCATTTTCAAAGTTTTTGGGCAAGATATTTACAGCCTTTACAACAGCAACGCTTATAATCATCCAAGCATAGGTGTGAATATTTACACCGATAAGTTTAAATAGGTTAGAGACTATATTTCCCCATGTAAAGAAGGCTGTTGCAATAACGATAGCAATTCCGAACTCCTGCAAAGAAAAATGTCTTTGAAGTTCCTCATCATTAGGAACTTCAAATGTTCCGCTTGCGAGAAGCTGTCCGTTTCCCGTCCAAGAAGGTTTCATTTTGCCGAGTTTATCGAGTACACCTCCGGCCACTATTGCAAGGGCATTACCTAGGGCTACTGCCGGTACAAGCTTAGACAAGATTTGCTCTGTGGGGATTTTCAATGCAGATGAAAATACTTGGGAGATCGGAACGGCTCCTGCTCCCATTCCTCCGCCCATGATTGGAATACCGATATAGGCTATAGCTTCCGTTGCTTTCATTCCAAAAATAGGAGCTCCTACTGCAACCAAAACCAATGCTGCCACAACGGAGCCTATAATGCACGGGAAGTAGCGTATAGCAGCCTTAATTAAAAGCTTTCTGTCCATTCCCAGGATAGAACCTGTGATAAGGGCTGCGATGTAAAAGTCTAAAAAGCCTCCGCTTTTCATAAAGGTTGAAGTATTTTTTAAAATTCCTTCGGGCAAAATATTATAATAAGCGAGGGCACTGGATGCAAAGATAATTACGATCGGCCCTCCTCCAAAGAATGTTTTTACTATAGGAGTGTTATCGCCGATAATGTTTAGTACTTCACCAAGTACCATCATCAAGAGAAGGGCTCCTATCATTCCGCCGGGCAGCTTGTTCCACCACGTTGCAGCAATTACAACTGCCGAAATAATGCCGAAAAGTGTGAGCGGCATGCCAAAAATTTGATACTTTTTCTTTTCGTTTACCATAAAATAAACTCCTTATTTTTTCTCCTCTTCAGAAATAACTATATTCGTTAAATCGGTTAACTTTAGTAATCTGATAGCGTTTTTGCTGTCTTGAACCAATAATCCCTTATCACCTACCGTTATAGG is from Treponema denticola and encodes:
- a CDS encoding 2-hydroxycarboxylate transporter family protein, giving the protein MVNEKKKYQIFGMPLTLFGIISAVVIAATWWNKLPGGMIGALLLMMVLGEVLNIIGDNTPIVKTFFGGGPIVIIFASSALAYYNILPEGILKNTSTFMKSGGFLDFYIAALITGSILGMDRKLLIKAAIRYFPCIIGSVVAALVLVAVGAPIFGMKATEAIAYIGIPIMGGGMGAGAVPISQVFSSALKIPTEQILSKLVPAVALGNALAIVAGGVLDKLGKMKPSWTGNGQLLASGTFEVPNDEELQRHFSLQEFGIAIVIATAFFTWGNIVSNLFKLIGVNIHTYAWMIISVAVVKAVNILPKNFENACALWYKFVAKNFTAALLVGIGIAYTNLGDIIGAFSISYVVLVLLVVIGAIIGAGLIGKLVGFYPIEAAITAGLCMANMGGTGDVAVLTAAKRMELMPFAQISSRLGGAFIILLASFLVPLFFGG